CAAAATAAATCTAAAGATGCATCTCACATTTGACAATATGACATtcaaattatacatatatgttaAGCaatcaaaaatattgaaagtaACATTACACTCAGGGAAAACAAAGGCATCTCCTCCGTCAGCAGCTAATGATAGATAGATTCTACAACATATTTTCATAGTCCGATAGCCTCATTACCAATCGTAAAATGAAATCCGCACTGATGAAAGAGCAACTAAATGTCGAGCCAGAATATGTCAAATCGTTATATGGTTGAACGAAATGCGTAAAACTGGTTCAAAACCTCTCTCCAAACCGGAAGAATACAGCACCACTTCCAGAGTTTTGATCGACAGCATACTCTACTCTCACTAGCCCTAACTTTGCCCCAACACCGTAAGAGGATCCCTGGCCCCGTCTCCTGTATACCTCTGTCGGATTTCCTTTGACATCCTTTGAACTCCCGAGATCGTTTCCATGCTCTGCAAACACGTAAGCGTGCGTATTTCTCACAGGTATCCGGAGCTCGGTAGCCACCTACAGAACATAGAACGAGCATTAGATATTGTGCAGCTGTGTAAGTGGAGATCAGAGCTCCCTAGACAAACAGTTCTAATAAATGCACCATATTAAGATAATGCCAGTGCGTGTTATAGTAACAAGCTGGGTGATCATACCTCAACTATATTTCTTGCAGCTCCCAATTCTCCCATGTTATATCCGCGGACAGAATAAGGCCCTCCCAAAGTAAATGCATCGTAACTGGGAAGATCTCCAACACAGCCACCATAACGAGCATGGAGAACTAAAACAGGAGGTGGTGGCTTCCCAGCACCTTCCTCTACATTCTTCAACTGGATAAACTTGGTTAGGGCTAATTGATGGCGATTGAAGAATGGAAACTTGCTACCGATTCCAAGGCCTTGATCAAGCTGCAAAACATCAAAAGAGTGGAAGAGGTTAGTGTGGAAACCTCTGCTGCATGTATAGAGACAACCGCAAAGAATTGCAATGAAACAGCATGTCAACAATGATTCTTGATGTTAGCATCTGATTAAAAGATTTAAATCATTCTTTACATTGGCTTAACTCATATGCATCCACATTCCACATACAAATTGTAAGCGGTTAAGAAATAATGATGCTTTAATAATGAGCACCGTCAAACTGAATATTCTCACCTGAAACACATTTCTATCACCAACTATAGCCCCATTTAGAAATCTTGTGTTGTCACGAGTGATATTGGCCTGCAGAAAAGCCATACGATCAATTCCAGTGCCGCTGAGAGTCGTCGGAGGCCCATCTGCACTAACTCCACCACTCGGCAATACCCTTTGACCATTTGCAGAAATGTGACTGCTTTCATCACGTGTTGTTATTTCCTCCATCACAAGCCCATAAGTAAACTTGCTTTGCCTTGTTATGTTCTACAAGAAATACATCAAGTTTACATCTCCACAGTACTTAATAATCAACATTCAACATTCAGGTTTTATACTGAGTTAAATCCAATGACCAGGCAAAAATATATCGAGCACGCTCAAGCAAAAGCTATACCTCTGTAATGTTGGCTTTCAACCCAGCTCTGTCAACCCATATAGGGGGAACTTCTTCTATTCCAGGTCCCCCAGTGAAGACTGGACTCAGCTTTCTACTGTTGAAGCAACTAGCACGGAAGGTACGGTTGCGAGGATTGTATACACCATCTACATAAGGATGAACATACTCTAGCTTGAAAGCAAGATCATCCTGTCACACAGATTTGAAAATGTTAAATGAGAGATGGTActtcattttaaaaagaaagctTACGGAAGAGCAAAGTTACATCACTCACCTGGGGATTAAGGAAGTTGCTAGTGGTCACTGAACCAAGAAGTGACCTATTCAAACCATTAATGTTTCGGTGCTCAAAAGAAACTGTTCCTCCAGGTTGCACTGAAGCCTGAGCAGACACCGAAACACTTAGCAATCAACGATTACCAATTAATTATGGTTTAGTCTTGGAAGTTACTTACCAGCGTAGGACGGCCCCCACGGCCAGGGACAATACTCCACTCAGTACTAACTTCAGCGGATTTCTGTTCCAGTTCCTTAAGCTTGACTTCAACAATAATACCTCCCTCATTCTTCTCATCTTGACGAGGGTTCACCTCAATATTTGAGAAAAGGGCCAAGGAATTTATGTTTCTTAGTGCTTGCTTCCCAGCCTCAATATTGAAAACTTGTCCTTGGCGGAGCTGTTATAAATAATGCAACAGTATGAATCCAAAGGCACCTATCACTTTGTAATGCTTTCATATAAACATACACCATATGTAACACTTTAACGTATAGTCGTATACATAAACCACATGAAACAAACACAATTGATCAAACCCATTCAGACCATTCTAAGGATGATCAAATTTAATACACCAGAAatacactacaaaaatggATTCGTGGGACCAGCATTTGATTTTCAGGCAAATTAACACACTAGTGAGCTCAGTAACCTAGAAAGTAGCAGATTTCAGTATATGGCACGATCGAGTAGAGATATTGTAATTGACACATACCGGCTTTGGCAACTCTCTTTTTATAACAGGCAACTGAGTATTCCCCGCACAAACATTGCCAAGCTTGTCTTGGAACTGAATCACCAGCTGCGTAATATCACCTTCCACCACTTCACAAACCACCTCTTTGGTATTCAAATTGCCAAAATTCACAACTTGAGCACAAGCATATCCATTATCATGGTACCACTGTTGCACCCTATCCCTAATCCTCTGCAACAACCTCGCACTAACCTTGCCCTGATCCCTTAACATCTGCAGAATCTCTCTCTGCACAGACATCGGCAGCAAGCAAGGCCGCGACCTATCGATCCTCCTCCTGTAATCCTTCTCCTGGCTCCTGTAGAACTCGAGCCTCTCCTTCTCAGTCATATCAGCATCCATCTCAATAGGCTTGGACTGCGGCATAAGTCCCACATTGATGCACCGGAATCTGTCCGCAGACTGCCATGTCGATTCAAGGAACGGGATGGTTATATTAATGGAGCCATCCGGATTCGTCTTCGTCTCTAAATCGACCTTTTCAAACATTCCGCAAGTGGCTAGCGTCTCGAGCTCCTTCTGAAGCTGCGCTTTGGTGTAAACGCCCCCAGGCCGAAGAGAGACCATCTCAAAGAAGGAGTCATCTGTGCCAACAGAGGAGCCGCGCCTGCGGTCCAAGAACAAGATCTCGGAGACCTTGTACTTTTTGAAGCCACTGAGTTTGTTAAGCTGAACAACGATGTTGGCAGGCAGTCCATGAGAATCCCAATCCTGTTGGGGATCGTCGTCTTTAGCGATAGCAGCGGGTGACAAAAAATTCCAGAAACCACCACCTTCACCTCCGCTGTTTCCTCCCCCACCGTCACCGCCACCCCCGGTATTTCCTCCCCCACCGCCGCCGAAATTGAATAGAGAGTCGGCGCCGGATAAGATAGGGTTGGCGATGCCAAAGAGAATGCAGGATGCGGCGGAGACAGCTATGGATTTGGGGGAGAGAATGGAGTTCAAAGGGAAAGGCGGAGATTTTGGAGGTTTAGGGTTTTGGGAGGAGGACGGAGATGGGAGACTGCATTGCAGAGTGGAAGAAGAGGAGTGGAGACCTGAAGATGCGGCGGCGGTTGTGGTGCCACTGggggggcggcggcggcgggaggcggcggaggaagAGAGAGGAAGGAGATGCGCCGCCGCGGAGAACGACATTGGGTGGCGCGGTTTCGATAAGGTTGAATAAGAGAAGGCGTTCCAAGgttttacaaattacaatttctAAACATACTTCACCAATAATGCAACATCCATTTCTATATAATCATTACTATATCACTTTTTACTTGTTATATGAtgatgtatatttattttaaaagatcataaattaaatgggTTCACATTTTGTTCTAGCTCATGGAGTAtgttttagttcatatttcttgtttttggttttagtAATAGTAGATATATTTTTGTTCTGATTTAatgatttcataaaaaaaattaaaatatatcactTGAATCAGACAAAATGAGAATTTATTAACTataaattgacattttcttcatttgtatTCTACTAtatggtttttattttgtcaatatactagtagtagttagtagtagt
The genomic region above belongs to Salvia hispanica cultivar TCC Black 2014 chromosome 3, UniMelb_Shisp_WGS_1.0, whole genome shotgun sequence and contains:
- the LOC125212035 gene encoding protein TOC75-3, chloroplastic-like, producing MSFSAAAHLLPLSSSAASRRRRPPSGTTTAAASSGLHSSSSTLQCSLPSPSSSQNPKPPKSPPFPLNSILSPKSIAVSAASCILFGIANPILSGADSLFNFGGGGGGNTGGGGDGGGGNSGGEGGGFWNFLSPAAIAKDDDPQQDWDSHGLPANIVVQLNKLSGFKKYKVSEILFLDRRRGSSVGTDDSFFEMVSLRPGGVYTKAQLQKELETLATCGMFEKVDLETKTNPDGSINITIPFLESTWQSADRFRCINVGLMPQSKPIEMDADMTEKERLEFYRSQEKDYRRRIDRSRPCLLPMSVQREILQMLRDQGKVSARLLQRIRDRVQQWYHDNGYACAQVVNFGNLNTKEVVCEVVEGDITQLVIQFQDKLGNVCAGNTQLPVIKRELPKPLRQGQVFNIEAGKQALRNINSLALFSNIEVNPRQDEKNEGGIIVEVKLKELEQKSAEVSTEWSIVPGRGGRPTLASVQPGGTVSFEHRNINGLNRSLLGSVTTSNFLNPQDDLAFKLEYVHPYVDGVYNPRNRTFRASCFNSRKLSPVFTGGPGIEEVPPIWVDRAGLKANITENITRQSKFTYGLVMEEITTRDESSHISANGQRVLPSGGVSADGPPTTLSGTGIDRMAFLQANITRDNTRFLNGAIVGDRNVFQLDQGLGIGSKFPFFNRHQLALTKFIQLKNVEEGAGKPPPPVLVLHARYGGCVGDLPSYDAFTLGGPYSVRGYNMGELGAARNIVEVATELRIPVRNTHAYVFAEHGNDLGSSKDVKGNPTEVYRRRGQGSSYGVGAKLGLVRVEYAVDQNSGSGAVFFRFGERF